From the genome of Penaeus monodon isolate SGIC_2016 chromosome 16, NSTDA_Pmon_1, whole genome shotgun sequence, one region includes:
- the LOC119582481 gene encoding translation initiation factor IF-2-like: protein MAWLHMTVAILAALAKSSHAQGYIAPDPPCYAPTVTVYDTETQVNTLVETVSTTIVENVVQTETAYVTETLTEREVQSVTEVETVVATETEQVTATAYETVYETQVVTQTQTQVEERTATVTETKVEEVEVTKCAAPAPAPRPAYGPSTSYGPPPRPSYKAPAPAPSYGPTPMLMSLGGFKGYPGFKGFDFQGFNPFSQYESSD, encoded by the exons ATGGCGTGGCTGCACATGACCGTGGCGATCCTGGCGGCGCTGGCGAAGTCGAGCCACGCCCAGGGTTACATCGCTCCCGACCCGCCCTGCTACGCCCCGACAGTCACCGTCTACGACACGGAGACGCAGGTCAACACGCTCGTGGAGACGGTTTCCACCACGATCGTCGAAAATGTGGTGCAGACGGAGACCGCGTACGTCACGGAGACGCTGACGGAGAGGGAAGTGCAGTCCGTCACGGAGGTGGAGACCGTCGTTGCCACGGAAACAGAGCAG GTCACAGCGACGGCATACGAAACAGTCTACGAGACGCAGGTGgtgacgcagacgcagacgcaggtGGAGGAGCGTACAGCCACCGTCACCGAGACGAAGGTGGAGGAAGTTGAAGTGACTAAGTGCGCCGCCCCCGCCCCGGCTCCCAGGCCTGCCTATGGCCCTTCTACATCCTACGGCCCCCCGCCGCGCCCATCCTACAAAGCCCCCGCGCCGGCGCCCTCCTACGGCCCCACGCCCATGCTGATGAGTCTGGGCGGCTTCAAGGGCTACCCCGGCTTCAAGGGATTCGATTTCCAAGGCTTTAACCCATTTTCCCAATATGAATCGAGCGACtaa